CATCCGCCAGCGTGCCGGGCCCGATCCAGTTCACATCCGTCAGATAGATGTCGGAGCGTTCCAACGCTGCGCGCGGGCCGACCACCACCTGCCCGGCATCGGCGTCGATCCGGATCACGAAGAGCGGATCCGTGCCCGTATGTTCGCCCAGACCCAGACCGCGCCGCTGCCCGACCGTATAATACATCACGCCCCGGTGGCGACCGAGCACAGTGCCGTTCTGGTCCACAATATCGCCAGGCTGCGCAGCATGTGGACGAATCTTCTCGATCACATCCGTGTAACGCCCTTCAGGGACGAAGCAGATATCCTGGCTGTCAGGTTTCGAGGCCACATTCAGCCCCATCTCTTCAGCCAGTCGGCGGGTGTCCGACTTGTCCATATGGCCGAGCGGAAAGCGCAGGAAATCCAGCTGTTCACGCGTCGTAGCGAACAGGAAATAGCTCTGATCCTTACCGCCATCATAGGCGCGGTGCAGTTCCGGCCCGTTGGGCCCCGCTACGCGCTGTATGTAATGGCCGGTTGCCATACAGTCCGCGCCCAGATCGCGCGCGACGTTCAGCAGGTCGCGAAACTTGACGGTCTGATTGCAACGCACACAGGGAATCGGCGTTGCGCCCATCAGATAAGTGTCGGCGAAATCCTCAATGACAGACTCGCGGAAGTTGGTTTCGTAGTCGAGCACATAATGCGGAAAGCCGATCATTTCAGCCACGCGGCGCGCATCGTAAATATCCTGTCCGGCACAACAGCTCTTAGCCGATTTCACGGCGGCGCCATGATCATACAGCTGCAATGTCACGCCAATGACCTCATAACCCTCACGCGCCAGCAGGGCGGCGCAGACGGAGCTGTCCACGCCTCCGCTCATCGCGACGACGACGCGGGTTTGCGCTTCCGGTTTCGCGAATCCGAGCGAATTAAGCGGCGTATCGAGAACGGCATTGGCCATAGCGAACGCCATATAGGTAAGGTCCGGGACAGAGTCGACGGCCCGCGGCAGCCATCCGAGCCATGACGGTCCGTCAAAAAGGCTCAACAGAATCAGACCGCTACCGGAACAATCCACAGGACGGGCAGGTTTTGTTAACCTTACCTACTATCCATTAAGAATGGTAAACGACTGAAAACAATAGAAAATTATCGCCCCGCTTAAGCCCTCTTTAAGACCCCGCGCCTATGTCGTGAGCACTGAATAGTGGTGGGTGAACTGCAAGGAGGGTCCCGGCAACAAGGGACGACATTGCTGATGAGCGAGCGAACGCTGAAAAGAGAGCATATGGTGATCGGCCCGGAAGGGACACCTCTGACGATGGCCGATCTGCCTAAGCCGGACACGGTCCGCTGGGTGATCCGTCGCAAAGCCGAAGTCGTTGCTGCGGTGCGCGGTGGATTGCTGACGCTGGAAAGCGCCTGCGAGCGCTACGGCCTCAGCTCCGAGGAATTCATGAGTTGGCAGCGCTCGATCGAGAGCCACGGCATTAGCGGGCTGCGCACGACGCGGATCCAGCAATACCGATAGTCCTCGCCAGATCGATCTGAAACGGCCCGTCTCCCGGCGGGCTTTTTCATGTCGTGACATCTGCGGGGCGTGCCATCTATAACAGCAATGCCCGCGTCAGTGCGTCCAGGACGAAGCGCCCTTCTGCCGTCGCCCGAAGACGGTCGCCATCGACATGTAACAGGCCATCCGCGATCAGGGCCGGATCGACGGTAAGCGGCTCACCCCGGATCGTCGCCAGGCGTGACAGGGACAGCCCCTCTTCGATCCGCAGACCCATCAGAACATATTCTTCGGAAGCCGCTGCCGGTGTGAGCCGCTCGGACCGGATTGCCGTACCGGACACGTCTACCGCATTGATATAGTCTACGGGTCGCAGCGCTGTCTCCGTGGCGATGCGCCCCTTTTCCGTCCAGAGACGACCATGCGCGCCCGGGCCGACCCCGACATAATCCTGTCCGCGCCAATAGGCGAGATTATGCGCGCTCTCATGTCCGGGCTGCGCAAAGTTGGACACTTCATAATGGCCATAGCCAGCCACGCCGAGTCGGGCTTGAATCCGTTCAAAATCCGACGCGCTGCGATCCTCACCAACAGCGCGCTGCGATCCGCGTGCTTCGGCCTGGGCAAAGGCCGTGCCCGGCTCGATGGTCAACTGATAGGTCGACAGATGCGGCACGCCAGAGTCGAGCAGCCGATCCAGATCACGGGCCAGCCGATCATCCGTTTCCCCTGCCACGCCGAAAATCAGATCGGCGGAAACGGACCGCATGGCCGCCAGCGCCGTATCGACGGCGTGGCGCGCGGACAGGCCGTCATGGTCCCGCCCCAATCGTTTGAGGACGCCGTCATCAAAACTCTGCACCCCGAGCGACAGG
This genomic window from Algimonas porphyrae contains:
- the mnmA gene encoding tRNA 2-thiouridine(34) synthase MnmA, coding for MANAVLDTPLNSLGFAKPEAQTRVVVAMSGGVDSSVCAALLAREGYEVIGVTLQLYDHGAAVKSAKSCCAGQDIYDARRVAEMIGFPHYVLDYETNFRESVIEDFADTYLMGATPIPCVRCNQTVKFRDLLNVARDLGADCMATGHYIQRVAGPNGPELHRAYDGGKDQSYFLFATTREQLDFLRFPLGHMDKSDTRRLAEEMGLNVASKPDSQDICFVPEGRYTDVIEKIRPHAAQPGDIVDQNGTVLGRHRGVMYYTVGQRRGLGLGEHTGTDPLFVIRIDADAGQVVVGPRAALERSDIYLTDVNWIGPGTLADADGADIHVKVRSTRPPEAATLHVEGETVRVRLATPDMGISPGQACVFYEPRADAQRTLGGGWIVRTG
- a CDS encoding DUF1153 domain-containing protein — its product is MSERTLKREHMVIGPEGTPLTMADLPKPDTVRWVIRRKAEVVAAVRGGLLTLESACERYGLSSEEFMSWQRSIESHGISGLRTTRIQQYR
- the hemW gene encoding radical SAM family heme chaperone HemW produces the protein MTADTGPAPGPLAVYLHWPYCARICPYCDFNVHLDRRAGEAEALVDAMVADLGHWRRWTGARTVGSVHFGGGTPSLLMEGQLDRLIGAIDRLWGLGAAELALEANPSDVTADRMTAWHSVGLTRLSLGVQSFDDGVLKRLGRDHDGLSARHAVDTALAAMRSVSADLIFGVAGETDDRLARDLDRLLDSGVPHLSTYQLTIEPGTAFAQAEARGSQRAVGEDRSASDFERIQARLGVAGYGHYEVSNFAQPGHESAHNLAYWRGQDYVGVGPGAHGRLWTEKGRIATETALRPVDYINAVDVSGTAIRSERLTPAAASEEYVLMGLRIEEGLSLSRLATIRGEPLTVDPALIADGLLHVDGDRLRATAEGRFVLDALTRALLL